From Venturia canescens isolate UGA chromosome 3, ASM1945775v1, whole genome shotgun sequence:
TCCAGGCTCCATGAAATACAATTTCTACTTACCTGCGAGCGATTTTGGCGTTGGTGAACCTGTCGAAGCCACTTTCAAAATCGATAACAACTCGAGAATTGTCGACGTTGTTAAATTGGAGCTTACGTTACAACAAGTAAACACACCAGAATATTCGccttcacttttgtgtgagacGTCAATACTTTTAATCGATTTTCAGAACGTAAGAGTGCGCGCTAGCACGCAGACGAAAACGCTCCAGAAAGCCATACGGACTGCTCAACAATTCGGACCATTCGGTAGAAAGGTCGAGGCGACGTTGCGCCGGAAAATTCCAGCTGTGCCTCTCTCGAATCTCAAGAATTGTGGTATCATCGACATCCAATACCGACTTGATTTTCATGTCGGAGTTTCTGGCTGGTAAGTTTCGAATTTCAGTCTACAATTGTTCATCCTACTGCCAAAAAATCTTGATTGGAAGCAGATCAGTTACAAATTTGCAGCAAAAAGAACACAAGGCACGTGGCTTGGACGAAATAACTGCAGATCGGAGAGCATCGAACGAGTCAAATGTGCCAAGTGCGCAAATCATTTCCAAGACGGTCCTTTCACCATCACGGAAAATTCCTTTCCCCGTGCCTGTGACAGACCATCGGTTTCCAAATCCAACCTCGATTCCTCCTTATCCCATGCCCATGAACAACGAACTATTCGAAAG
This genomic window contains:
- the LOC122407952 gene encoding arrestin domain-containing protein 2-like, with protein sequence MDSTSSTELPENPFKVRTKGATKVEWKDETVQTYNPRYHRAEEENFRLETVLLRESRIGDNVIIEAGYHTYPFSFLLPHNIPSSFECFGGSVRYTIKAIMDRPWKLNHQTRLVFTIEAPFDLNEVPAARSNMSEGGEEFFFGFPCLGPGSMKYNFYLPASDFGVGEPVEATFKIDNNSRIVDVVKLELTLQQNVRVRASTQTKTLQKAIRTAQQFGPFGRKVEATLRRKIPAVPLSNLKNCGIIDIQYRLDFHVGVSGCRSVTNLQQKEHKARGLDEITADRRASNESNVPSAQIISKTVLSPSRKIPFPVPVTDHRFPNPTSIPPYPMPMNNELFESANPLGATNQPYPPQMASAPFDSFDSH